One segment of Desulfuromonas acetoxidans DSM 684 DNA contains the following:
- a CDS encoding DUF4917 family protein, with protein MFTFKQAFKDSERYTKRHLLLGNGFSIACRPDIFVYGKLFERADFSALSPSARHAFEALGTQDFEKVIKALRDASALVALYEDVHGDVPAQMVEDAEGLREVLVQAIASSHPEWPGELTDVEYAVCRVFLNNFDTVYTLNYDLLLYWVQMHTQPGVNPSSDDGFRKPEDDLEANYVTWEPENSYGQNTWFLHGALHIFDTGTELQKYTWVNTGIRLIEQIRDALERSYFPLFVAEGTSEEKLERIRHNDYLAKAYRSFSSIGGALFIYGHSLAENDEHYLKRIEKGKIRHVYVGIYGDPTSAANKAIISRAKALALARKGKTTLDVSFFDAGTTQVWES; from the coding sequence ATGTTCACATTTAAGCAAGCGTTCAAGGATTCTGAGAGATATACCAAAAGGCATTTACTACTTGGTAACGGTTTTAGTATTGCCTGCCGCCCAGACATTTTCGTGTATGGGAAGCTGTTTGAGCGGGCCGACTTCTCTGCTCTGTCTCCCTCGGCAAGGCATGCGTTCGAGGCGCTAGGTACCCAAGATTTCGAAAAAGTCATAAAGGCGCTTAGAGACGCTAGCGCTTTAGTTGCACTTTATGAAGATGTGCATGGTGATGTGCCTGCTCAGATGGTTGAGGATGCTGAAGGATTACGGGAGGTTCTCGTGCAGGCAATTGCTTCAAGCCATCCAGAGTGGCCGGGAGAGTTGACAGATGTAGAATATGCCGTCTGCAGGGTCTTCCTTAATAACTTCGATACCGTCTACACTTTGAACTATGACCTGCTTCTGTATTGGGTGCAGATGCATACTCAGCCCGGTGTGAATCCTTCATCAGACGATGGCTTTCGAAAGCCTGAAGATGACTTGGAGGCTAATTACGTTACTTGGGAGCCGGAAAATAGCTATGGGCAAAATACTTGGTTTTTGCATGGTGCACTCCATATCTTTGATACTGGAACCGAACTTCAGAAATACACGTGGGTTAACACCGGGATTAGACTGATTGAGCAAATCCGGGATGCACTAGAAAGAAGTTATTTTCCATTATTCGTTGCCGAAGGTACGAGTGAAGAAAAGCTTGAGAGAATTCGGCATAATGATTATTTGGCTAAAGCCTACCGGAGCTTCAGTTCTATTGGTGGTGCATTGTTCATCTACGGCCATTCTTTAGCAGAGAACGACGAGCATTACCTGAAGCGGATTGAGAAAGGAAAAATTCGTCACGTTTACGTGGGGATATATGGCGATCCGACGAGCGCGGCCAATAAAGCGATAATTAGTCGGGCAAAGGCTCTGGCACTTGCTCGGAAAGGTAAGACAACGCTCGATGTGTCATTTTTCGATGCTGGAACCACACAAGTTTGGGAATCGTAA
- a CDS encoding endonuclease Q family protein, whose amino-acid sequence MTQPRTYVTDFHIHSHYSRATSKQLTPEYLAYWARIKGVHVVGSGDITHPGWLAELKEKLEPAEEGLFRLKPEYADVPEVEDFPAPDGEVRFMLTGEISNIYKKAGKVRKVHNVICLPDFASAEALQTRLDKIGNITSDGRPILGLDSKDLFDLCLNVCERTMFIPAHIWTPWFSALGAKSGFDNLTECYEELTPLLAAVEMGLSTDPAINWMCSFLDDFTLLANSDAHSPEKLGRNANLLATDLSYTALREAVIKGDDGFVGTISFFPQEGKYHFDGHRKCGVCFDPVETFRHDGLCPECGKPLTVGVANRVVQLSDRSDILQRPNRKPFHSLIPLKELLSELMDVGPTSKKVAKVYQGYIRQWGPELTILMDLPLDIIEQQSDALFAEAIRRMRAGEILITEGYDGEYGRIRVFDDGEKERFTAQGQHAAALQPRKKRSLLTFDLEEYRRLLTQKERKVHLTDME is encoded by the coding sequence ATGACCCAGCCCCGCACTTACGTCACCGATTTCCACATCCACTCCCATTACTCGCGTGCCACCAGCAAGCAATTGACGCCGGAATATCTGGCCTACTGGGCGCGCATCAAAGGAGTGCATGTGGTCGGCAGTGGCGACATCACCCATCCGGGCTGGCTGGCCGAGCTGAAGGAAAAACTGGAACCGGCCGAGGAAGGATTGTTTCGCCTCAAACCGGAGTACGCCGATGTGCCGGAGGTCGAGGACTTCCCAGCACCGGATGGCGAAGTGCGTTTCATGCTTACCGGCGAGATCAGCAACATCTACAAAAAAGCCGGTAAGGTGCGCAAGGTGCACAATGTGATCTGCCTGCCGGACTTTGCCAGCGCTGAGGCGCTGCAGACCAGGCTGGATAAGATCGGCAACATCACTTCGGACGGGCGGCCGATTCTTGGGCTGGATTCCAAAGACTTGTTTGACCTGTGCCTGAATGTGTGCGAGCGCACGATGTTTATTCCGGCGCATATCTGGACGCCGTGGTTCTCGGCGCTGGGCGCTAAGTCGGGTTTTGACAATTTGACGGAATGTTACGAGGAGCTGACCCCGCTGCTGGCGGCGGTGGAGATGGGCCTGTCCACGGACCCGGCCATCAACTGGATGTGTTCGTTTCTCGACGACTTCACCCTGCTGGCCAACTCCGACGCCCATTCACCGGAAAAGCTGGGGCGCAACGCCAACCTGTTGGCCACGGACCTGAGCTATACGGCGCTGCGTGAGGCGGTGATCAAGGGCGACGACGGCTTTGTCGGCACCATTTCGTTTTTTCCCCAGGAGGGCAAATACCACTTTGACGGCCACCGCAAGTGCGGGGTGTGTTTTGATCCGGTGGAGACTTTTCGCCACGACGGCCTATGCCCGGAGTGCGGCAAACCGCTGACCGTAGGCGTGGCCAACCGGGTGGTACAACTCTCTGATCGCAGCGATATTTTGCAGCGGCCGAATCGCAAACCGTTTCATTCACTTATCCCACTCAAAGAGCTGCTCAGCGAGCTGATGGATGTCGGACCGACCAGTAAAAAAGTAGCCAAGGTCTATCAGGGGTATATCCGCCAATGGGGACCAGAGCTGACAATCCTCATGGACCTGCCACTCGACATCATCGAACAACAGAGCGACGCCCTGTTTGCCGAGGCGATCCGTCGCATGCGCGCCGGAGAGATTCTCATCACAGAAGGCTACGACGGCGAATACGGTCGCATCCGCGTGTTTGACGACGGCGAGAAGGAACGCTTCACGGCACAGGGCCAACATGCCGCAGCGCTGCAGCCGCGCAAAAAGCGCTCCCTGCTCACCTTTGATCTGGAGGAATACCGCCGCCTGCTAACCCAAAAAGAACGGAAAGTGCACCTCACAGACATGGAATAA
- the rrtA gene encoding rhombosortase, with protein sequence MSVADTTIKGATIATPSSPFSVALLWIAVLGLCNVSLFWSGVPTTALMFDASAVASGQWWRLFTWPWVHVSGYHLLIDGLTFVLLYHGLHARRFMFLLWTVVGSLVVPLLVSRVIYVYGLCGLSGVAHGLMAVSCLELMKNSDSRVIGGLFLAALVGKTVWEVATGNVVFHHLHLGDIGHPVVTTHLGGLLGGLAAFAVCGAKQKHRHES encoded by the coding sequence ATGTCTGTTGCCGATACCACCATCAAAGGGGCCACCATCGCCACCCCATCCAGCCCGTTCTCAGTTGCACTGCTCTGGATTGCCGTGCTCGGGCTGTGCAATGTCTCTCTGTTTTGGTCTGGCGTGCCGACCACGGCATTGATGTTCGATGCCTCAGCGGTTGCCTCCGGTCAGTGGTGGCGATTGTTCACCTGGCCGTGGGTGCATGTCAGCGGGTACCATCTGCTGATTGACGGCCTGACCTTTGTTTTGCTTTATCATGGCTTGCACGCGCGGCGCTTCATGTTTCTGTTGTGGACCGTTGTCGGCAGTCTGGTCGTGCCGTTGCTGGTGTCGCGGGTTATTTATGTTTATGGTCTTTGTGGCCTGTCCGGCGTGGCCCATGGTCTGATGGCCGTCAGTTGTCTGGAGCTGATGAAAAACAGTGACAGTCGTGTAATCGGTGGACTGTTTTTGGCCGCTCTGGTGGGCAAGACCGTGTGGGAAGTCGCCACCGGTAACGTCGTGTTTCATCACCTGCATTTAGGCGACATCGGTCATCCGGTGGTGACGACTCATCTGGGCGGATTGCTTGGCGGGTTGGCCGCCTTTGCGGTGTGTGGTGCAAAGCAAAAGCATCGACACGAATCATGA
- a CDS encoding VIT domain-containing protein yields the protein MRSLLKKTLIPLIAITTCLFLSGTALAAGLLKPVGANDDAALAISAHRVDVTINNGFVRTEVDQVFTNSGTSAIEGLYSFPLPHQASLSELSMWVGEREILGEVVEKERSRQIYEQQKAQGNQVALAEKNDFKSFDTRIGNIPPQADVRVRLVYYQPMSIDLNIGRYLYPLREGNTDEERLSFWSVDDRVSGPFHFHLQLKSAFPIKDVRLPGLENEAVVQYGGATHGDGEEASEQGGEQGNNQIVDVTIDRPAGASLNKDIVFLYRLDDTTPARIELIPYKADRNATGTMMLVVTPAADLQPITEGTDWTFVLDVSGSMDGHKIATLADGVSQTLGKLNSNDRFRIITFNQSAADLTRGFVTATPEAVGQWINRVKTIAAGGSTNLFAGLETACRRLDDDRTTSIVLVTDGVANVGRTEQREFLQLLTEYDVRLFTFVIGNSANRPLLDRLAKDSGGFAMQISDVDDIQGRLIQAKAKVLYEKMHDVRIEIDGEKVDDLTPATIGNLYLGQQLVLFGHYHGSGEVTIKMKARISGEEKEWRCTAMLPEVATDNPELERLWALSRIDELMAEVRELGETEQLTSQIVDLGVHYSLVTDYTSMLVLNDDVYEQEGISRRNADRVAKERQAQQQRSQQPVRNYRVDNTPQQRSTDDASAPAQQTSTFNNRPSPGIGHGSGPVSLIAVPLVAWLNRRKRNR from the coding sequence ATGAGATCATTACTGAAGAAAACCCTAATTCCATTGATTGCAATCACCACCTGTTTGTTTCTGTCCGGCACGGCGCTGGCCGCCGGTCTGCTCAAGCCCGTCGGCGCCAACGACGATGCCGCTCTGGCTATCAGCGCCCACCGGGTCGATGTCACCATCAATAACGGCTTTGTCCGCACCGAGGTGGATCAGGTGTTTACCAACAGCGGCACCAGCGCTATTGAGGGGCTCTACTCGTTTCCGTTGCCCCATCAGGCCAGCCTGTCTGAGCTGTCTATGTGGGTCGGTGAACGGGAAATTCTCGGCGAAGTGGTGGAAAAGGAACGTTCCCGCCAGATTTACGAGCAGCAGAAAGCCCAGGGCAACCAAGTGGCCCTGGCCGAAAAGAACGATTTCAAAAGCTTTGACACCCGCATCGGCAATATCCCGCCCCAGGCCGATGTGCGGGTGCGGCTGGTCTACTATCAGCCGATGTCAATTGACCTCAATATTGGCCGCTATCTTTATCCGCTGCGCGAAGGCAATACCGACGAAGAGCGCCTGTCGTTCTGGTCGGTGGATGATCGCGTGTCCGGTCCGTTTCATTTCCATCTGCAACTGAAATCCGCTTTTCCCATCAAGGATGTGCGTCTGCCCGGTCTGGAAAACGAAGCCGTGGTGCAGTATGGCGGCGCGACACATGGTGACGGCGAGGAGGCAAGTGAACAGGGCGGCGAGCAGGGCAACAACCAAATTGTCGATGTCACCATCGACCGTCCCGCCGGAGCGAGCCTCAACAAGGATATCGTCTTTCTCTACCGTTTGGATGACACCACCCCGGCGCGCATCGAGTTGATCCCCTACAAAGCTGACCGCAATGCAACCGGCACCATGATGCTGGTGGTCACTCCGGCGGCGGATCTGCAGCCGATTACCGAAGGCACCGACTGGACCTTTGTTCTCGACGTGTCCGGCAGCATGGATGGCCACAAAATCGCCACCCTGGCCGATGGTGTCAGCCAGACGTTGGGCAAACTCAACAGCAACGACCGTTTTCGCATCATCACCTTTAATCAATCCGCCGCTGACCTGACCCGTGGTTTTGTCACCGCCACCCCGGAAGCCGTCGGCCAATGGATCAACCGCGTCAAAACCATCGCCGCCGGAGGCAGCACCAACCTGTTTGCCGGGTTGGAAACCGCCTGCCGTCGCCTGGACGACGACCGCACCACCTCCATTGTGTTGGTCACCGACGGTGTCGCCAATGTTGGTCGCACCGAACAGCGCGAGTTTTTGCAATTGCTCACCGAGTACGACGTGCGCCTGTTCACCTTTGTTATCGGCAACAGCGCCAATCGACCGCTGCTCGACCGCCTCGCCAAAGATTCCGGGGGCTTTGCCATGCAGATTTCCGATGTGGACGATATCCAGGGTCGGTTGATTCAGGCCAAAGCGAAAGTGCTCTACGAAAAGATGCATGATGTGCGCATTGAAATCGACGGTGAAAAGGTCGATGACCTGACTCCGGCCACCATCGGCAACCTCTATCTCGGTCAGCAACTGGTGCTGTTCGGTCACTACCACGGCTCCGGCGAGGTGACGATCAAAATGAAAGCGCGCATCTCCGGCGAAGAGAAAGAATGGCGCTGCACCGCCATGTTGCCCGAGGTGGCGACAGATAACCCGGAACTGGAGCGGTTATGGGCGCTGTCCCGCATTGACGAACTGATGGCCGAGGTCCGCGAGCTGGGCGAAACAGAACAGCTCACCAGCCAGATTGTTGACCTCGGCGTCCATTACTCCCTGGTCACCGATTACACCTCGATGCTGGTGCTTAACGACGATGTCTACGAGCAAGAAGGGATCAGCCGTCGCAACGCCGACCGCGTGGCCAAGGAACGCCAGGCCCAACAGCAACGCAGTCAGCAACCGGTGCGCAATTACCGCGTCGATAACACGCCGCAACAGCGCTCAACCGATGATGCTTCGGCTCCGGCTCAACAGACCAGTACCTTCAACAACCGTCCGTCACCCGGTATCGGCCACGGTTCCGGCCCGGTGAGCCTGATCGCCGTGCCACTGGTGGCCTGGCTCAACCGCCGCAAACGTAACCGTTAA
- a CDS encoding sigma 54-interacting transcriptional regulator, producing MTTQYKLTNEERDFFLQVSEAAFSNPFSDARDGADRALAGISGSDRDRALQGATKAIRQRLSDLNSQGRANLALYDGADRQLLLTAILFDQYHVSLPQFDALIVEQIQAGEEPCAVPFSAEALARLRDYGCTAQQARHYFAFFYQLRRGFFFINQLVGSSASMRTLRCRLWNTIFTHDTQRYEVTLWNRLEDFSTLLLGETGTGKGAAAAAIGRSGFIPFDEKSGRFAESFTRNFIAINLSQFPESLIESELFGHKKGSFTGAVDNHQGVFARCVPHGAIFLDEIGDVSVPVQIKLLQVLQERRFCPVGSHVGQSFRGRIIAATNRPLEELRRAGNFRDDFYYRLCSDVIEVPTLRKQLAESPDALPSLLERLIVRIVGTEDVKLAETIHHQLMEDLPPNYSWPGNVRELEQAVRRLLLNGHYYGDPYAHTGSGDNLQTLADSGTMDAQQLLSRYCRQLYDRFGTYEEVARRTRLDRRTVKKYIQGD from the coding sequence ATGACGACTCAATACAAACTAACCAACGAAGAGCGAGATTTTTTCCTCCAGGTGAGCGAAGCAGCGTTCAGCAATCCGTTCAGCGATGCCCGCGACGGTGCCGACCGCGCCTTGGCCGGTATCAGCGGTAGCGATCGCGACCGGGCTTTGCAGGGAGCTACCAAGGCAATCCGACAACGGCTGAGCGATCTGAACAGCCAGGGACGCGCCAATCTGGCGCTGTACGATGGTGCAGACCGGCAGTTATTGCTCACCGCCATCCTGTTCGATCAGTATCATGTCTCCCTGCCCCAGTTTGACGCCCTGATCGTGGAGCAAATTCAGGCCGGAGAAGAACCGTGCGCCGTACCGTTTTCCGCCGAAGCCCTGGCCCGACTGCGTGACTACGGCTGCACCGCCCAGCAGGCGCGCCACTATTTCGCTTTTTTTTACCAACTGCGGCGCGGCTTCTTCTTCATCAACCAGCTGGTCGGCAGCAGCGCGTCGATGCGCACCCTGCGCTGTCGGTTGTGGAACACGATCTTCACCCACGACACCCAGCGCTACGAAGTCACGCTGTGGAATCGGCTGGAGGATTTCTCCACCCTGTTGCTTGGCGAAACCGGCACCGGCAAAGGCGCGGCCGCCGCGGCCATCGGTCGCTCCGGGTTTATCCCGTTTGACGAAAAAAGCGGTCGCTTTGCCGAGAGCTTTACCCGCAACTTTATCGCCATCAACCTGTCGCAGTTTCCCGAAAGCCTCATCGAATCAGAACTGTTCGGCCACAAAAAAGGCTCCTTTACCGGCGCGGTGGACAACCACCAGGGCGTGTTCGCCCGCTGCGTGCCGCACGGTGCCATCTTTCTCGACGAGATCGGCGACGTCAGCGTGCCGGTGCAGATCAAGCTGTTGCAGGTGCTGCAAGAGCGGCGCTTCTGCCCAGTGGGCAGCCATGTTGGCCAGAGTTTCCGTGGACGCATTATCGCCGCCACCAACCGCCCCCTCGAAGAGCTGCGCCGTGCCGGTAACTTCCGCGACGATTTCTATTATCGCCTGTGTTCCGATGTGATTGAGGTGCCAACCCTGCGCAAACAACTGGCCGAGTCTCCCGACGCGTTACCAAGCCTGTTGGAACGGCTGATTGTACGCATTGTCGGCACGGAGGATGTCAAGCTGGCAGAAACCATTCACCATCAACTGATGGAAGATTTGCCTCCCAACTACAGCTGGCCGGGCAACGTGCGCGAGCTGGAACAGGCCGTGCGCCGCCTGCTGCTCAACGGCCACTACTACGGCGATCCTTACGCCCACACCGGCAGCGGCGACAACCTGCAAACTCTGGCTGACAGCGGCACCATGGATGCCCAACAGCTGCTGTCACGCTATTGCCGCCAGCTTTATGACCGCTTCGGCACCTATGAAGAGGTGGCACGGCGCACCCGATTGGATCGCCGCACGGTGAAAAAATATATTCAAGGGGATTAG
- the dbpA gene encoding ATP-dependent RNA helicase DbpA: protein MSQTDFSTLKLQPALLKNLQSIGYAHMTPIQAQSLPHILAGRDVIGQGKTGSGKTAAFGLGLLQKLNVKRFHVQALVLCPTRELADQVAKEIRKLARTIHNIKVLTLCGGMPFGPQLGSLEHGAHIIVGTPGRIEEHVRKGALKLDNLTLLVLDEADRMLEMGFQEALDAIIDQTPQTRQTLLFSATFPRQIESIAGRVMKTPVMVQVEATHDSAVITQHFYEVADDTADRQQALRRLLRYYQPTSAVVFCNTKQDTRDVADDLREHGFSALALHGDLEQRERDQSLVRFSNGSASILVATDVAARGLDIEALDAVFNYHIARDTEVHVHRIGRTGRAGSHGMACSLYSAKEHFKVERLAKFLDQSLTGEPLPEPSDETQPVMQPAMATLQIDSGKRQKIRPGDILGALTGGDGIRGDDVGKITVFPNWAYVAVKREAAAAALKKLCNGKLKGRTIRARRIRG from the coding sequence GTGAGCCAAACCGATTTTTCTACGCTGAAATTACAGCCTGCACTGCTTAAAAACCTCCAGTCCATCGGCTACGCGCACATGACGCCGATCCAGGCACAGAGCCTGCCACATATTCTGGCCGGGCGTGATGTCATCGGTCAGGGTAAAACCGGCTCGGGGAAAACCGCCGCCTTCGGACTGGGCCTGCTGCAAAAACTCAACGTCAAACGCTTTCACGTGCAAGCGCTGGTATTGTGTCCAACGCGTGAATTGGCCGATCAAGTGGCTAAAGAGATTCGCAAGCTGGCGCGCACCATCCACAACATCAAAGTCCTCACGCTGTGCGGCGGCATGCCGTTTGGCCCGCAACTCGGCTCTTTGGAGCACGGCGCTCACATCATCGTCGGCACACCGGGACGCATTGAGGAGCACGTGCGCAAAGGTGCGCTGAAGCTGGACAACCTCACCCTGCTGGTATTGGATGAAGCGGACCGCATGTTAGAAATGGGCTTCCAGGAAGCGCTGGATGCCATCATCGACCAGACCCCGCAAACGCGTCAGACCCTGCTGTTCAGCGCAACGTTTCCGCGCCAGATTGAATCCATTGCAGGGCGGGTGATGAAGACACCGGTGATGGTGCAGGTGGAAGCCACCCACGACAGCGCGGTGATCACACAACATTTCTACGAAGTTGCCGATGACACGGCTGATCGCCAACAGGCCCTGCGTCGCCTGCTGCGTTATTACCAACCAACATCTGCCGTGGTGTTTTGCAATACCAAGCAGGACACCCGCGATGTTGCTGACGACCTGCGCGAACACGGCTTCAGCGCCCTGGCACTGCATGGCGATCTGGAGCAACGCGAGCGGGATCAATCGCTGGTGCGATTCAGCAACGGCAGTGCCTCGATTCTCGTTGCCACGGATGTTGCTGCGCGCGGCCTCGATATAGAGGCGTTGGATGCCGTGTTCAACTATCACATTGCCCGCGATACCGAGGTGCATGTCCACCGGATTGGCCGCACGGGTCGGGCAGGAAGTCACGGCATGGCCTGTTCGCTGTACAGTGCCAAAGAGCATTTCAAAGTGGAACGGCTGGCAAAGTTTCTCGATCAATCATTGACCGGTGAACCGCTGCCCGAGCCCTCTGATGAGACACAACCTGTCATGCAACCAGCCATGGCCACCTTGCAGATCGACAGTGGCAAGCGGCAGAAAATCAGGCCGGGCGATATCCTTGGCGCGCTGACCGGAGGCGATGGAATTCGCGGAGACGACGTCGGCAAAATCACTGTTTTCCCCAACTGGGCCTATGTTGCGGTCAAACGCGAGGCAGCAGCGGCCGCGTTAAAAAAACTCTGTAACGGCAAGTTGAAAGGACGCACCATCCGCGCACGACGCATTCGCGGTTAA
- a CDS encoding phospholipase D family protein, whose protein sequence is MQRFLFFLFFLFVAASTVSANDLQDLLPPLLSAHPNQSGAYVLDKGEESLLARAWLVDHAAETIDVQYFIWSDDNIGTLATESLLRAAQRGVKVRVIVDDLLIQAPEDFLLALAAHPNISIRVYNPQHKTGVSTQQRLWNIFSNFRAANQRMHDKTFIVDQQVAITGGRNMADEYYDFDQSYNFRDRDILLLGPVAQTMTGSFDAFWNSDLAKPIESLLNAKLAPDAQRREAIYADLHAYAQNPENFAPEVKQALDDLPLKFRGLMDNLAWGPVCFVSDEPGKNPGDNGLGGGGRTTSQLAAALARAQKSVTIQSPYLVMPDGGLELFAGLIKKGVKVRISTNSLLSTDNLQAFSGYSNQREDLLDAGIEVFEFQPYPRIQQQLMERYPKLKEKSPVFALHAKTLVIDGKQLFVGTFNLDPRSANLNTEVGVIIDNPHLAQQVELEIERDMAPGNSWNSAEDNPDRFAPWGKRLKMTFWKWMPMEDIL, encoded by the coding sequence ATGCAGAGATTTCTTTTTTTTCTTTTTTTCCTTTTTGTTGCTGCTTCCACTGTATCCGCCAATGACCTTCAAGACCTGCTGCCACCATTACTGTCCGCCCATCCCAACCAGAGCGGTGCTTATGTCCTCGACAAAGGGGAAGAGTCCCTGCTGGCGCGCGCCTGGCTGGTGGATCATGCGGCGGAAACCATCGACGTGCAGTATTTCATCTGGAGCGATGACAATATCGGCACCCTGGCCACCGAGAGCCTGTTGCGTGCGGCGCAGCGTGGTGTGAAGGTGCGGGTGATTGTTGATGATCTTTTGATCCAAGCCCCAGAGGATTTTCTGCTGGCGCTGGCCGCGCATCCCAATATTTCCATCCGGGTGTATAATCCGCAGCACAAAACCGGCGTTTCCACTCAGCAGCGGCTGTGGAATATTTTCAGCAATTTCCGTGCGGCCAATCAGCGCATGCATGATAAGACATTTATTGTCGATCAGCAGGTAGCCATCACCGGCGGGCGCAACATGGCTGATGAATATTATGATTTTGACCAGAGCTACAATTTTCGTGATCGCGACATTCTGCTGCTTGGCCCGGTGGCACAGACCATGACCGGCAGTTTTGACGCGTTCTGGAACAGTGATCTGGCCAAGCCGATTGAAAGCTTGCTTAATGCCAAGCTTGCCCCGGATGCACAACGGCGAGAAGCCATCTATGCCGATCTGCATGCTTACGCGCAAAACCCGGAAAATTTTGCCCCGGAAGTGAAACAGGCGTTGGACGATCTGCCACTCAAGTTTCGCGGGTTGATGGATAATCTGGCGTGGGGCCCGGTGTGCTTTGTCAGTGATGAACCGGGCAAAAATCCCGGAGACAACGGGCTGGGCGGTGGTGGCCGTACCACCAGTCAGCTGGCCGCAGCTCTGGCGCGGGCACAGAAAAGCGTGACTATCCAGTCGCCCTATCTGGTGATGCCGGACGGCGGTCTGGAATTGTTTGCCGGGCTGATCAAAAAAGGGGTCAAGGTGCGCATCAGTACCAATTCGCTGTTGTCCACGGATAACCTGCAGGCGTTCAGCGGTTACAGCAATCAACGTGAAGATCTTCTTGATGCGGGTATTGAGGTGTTTGAGTTTCAGCCCTATCCACGCATTCAACAGCAGTTGATGGAGCGCTATCCGAAGCTAAAAGAGAAGTCGCCGGTGTTTGCCCTGCACGCCAAAACCCTGGTGATCGACGGCAAACAGTTGTTTGTCGGCACCTTTAATCTCGATCCGCGTTCCGCCAATCTCAACACCGAAGTGGGCGTGATTATTGATAATCCGCATTTGGCTCAGCAGGTGGAGCTGGAGATCGAGCGTGACATGGCCCCCGGCAACAGCTGGAACAGCGCCGAGGATAACCCGGACCGCTTCGCGCCCTGGGGTAAACGGCTGAAAATGACGTTCTGGAAGTGGATGCCGATGGAAGATATTCTGTGA
- a CDS encoding YbjQ family protein: MILTNVDTVPGKTIVEHFGIVQGSTVRAKHVGRDLMAGLKNLVGGELKGYTELLQDAREEATQRMAEQAQQMGGNAVVNIRFATSSVAQGAAELFAYGTAVRVE, from the coding sequence ATGATCTTAACTAACGTCGATACGGTGCCGGGAAAAACCATTGTCGAACATTTCGGCATCGTGCAAGGCAGTACGGTCCGCGCCAAGCATGTCGGCCGCGACCTGATGGCCGGATTGAAAAATCTGGTCGGCGGCGAGCTGAAAGGCTATACGGAGCTGCTGCAGGATGCGCGCGAAGAAGCCACGCAACGGATGGCGGAACAGGCGCAGCAAATGGGCGGCAACGCAGTGGTCAACATTCGCTTTGCCACTTCGTCGGTCGCTCAAGGGGCGGCGGAGCTGTTTGCTTACGGAACGGCCGTGCGCGTCGAATAG
- a CDS encoding YbjQ family protein, producing the protein MDLLLENLDLVIFVVLLCLGYSAGSWAERNHYKAIEAREQELLDMAVVTAEGSFPKNNVTQAVLVTGNAVVSIDYFKRLLAILRNIFGGRVKSYESLVDRARREAILRMKTAAKEQGANMIVNLRLETAAIGRNANQKKQIGSVEAIAYGTAVRLNRP; encoded by the coding sequence ATGGACCTTCTTCTCGAAAATCTCGATCTGGTGATTTTTGTCGTTCTACTCTGCCTGGGCTACTCCGCCGGCAGTTGGGCCGAGAGAAATCACTACAAAGCCATTGAAGCGCGGGAGCAGGAACTGCTCGACATGGCCGTTGTTACGGCAGAAGGGAGCTTTCCAAAAAACAATGTTACCCAGGCTGTTCTCGTCACCGGAAATGCCGTTGTATCGATCGACTATTTCAAGCGCCTGTTGGCCATTTTGCGCAACATCTTCGGCGGTCGGGTCAAATCCTACGAATCGCTGGTGGATCGTGCCCGGCGTGAAGCGATCTTACGCATGAAAACCGCCGCCAAGGAACAGGGCGCGAACATGATTGTCAATCTGCGCCTGGAAACCGCAGCCATTGGTCGCAATGCCAATCAGAAAAAACAGATCGGCAGCGTCGAAGCCATTGCCTACGGCACGGCGGTACGTCTTAACCGACCATGA